The following are encoded in a window of uncultured Pseudomonas sp. genomic DNA:
- a CDS encoding LysR family transcriptional regulator ArgP: MLDYKLLAALAAVVEQAGFERAAQVLGLSQSAVSQRIKLLEARVGQPVLVRALPPVPTEIGRRLLNHVQQVRLLERDIQAQVPGLDEGGPPERLRIALNADSLATWWAQAVGSFCTAQGLLLELVVEDQDVGLKRMRAGEVAACVCGSERPVAGARALLLGSMRYRALASPDFIARHFPHGVTAAGVAQAPAIVFGPDDLLQHRYLSALGVEGGLAYHLCPSSEGFVRLAEAGFGWGLMPELQVQAELAAGKLCELLPERPLDVPLYWHHWRSGGELLSALTQHLQRHAVTQLVTAAS, translated from the coding sequence TTGCTCGATTACAAATTACTGGCTGCCCTGGCGGCGGTTGTGGAGCAGGCCGGCTTTGAGCGCGCCGCTCAGGTGCTGGGCTTGTCGCAGTCGGCGGTGTCACAGCGGATCAAGCTGCTAGAAGCACGGGTGGGGCAGCCAGTGCTGGTGCGGGCGCTACCACCGGTGCCAACGGAAATCGGTCGCCGCTTGCTTAACCATGTGCAACAGGTGCGGCTGCTTGAGCGCGATATTCAGGCGCAGGTACCAGGGCTGGATGAGGGCGGTCCGCCGGAACGTCTGCGTATCGCCTTAAATGCCGACAGTCTGGCGACCTGGTGGGCGCAAGCCGTGGGTAGCTTCTGTACGGCGCAGGGTTTGCTGCTTGAACTCGTGGTGGAAGATCAGGATGTCGGTCTCAAGCGTATGCGCGCTGGTGAAGTGGCGGCCTGCGTGTGCGGCAGCGAACGCCCTGTAGCCGGGGCGCGGGCATTGTTGTTGGGCAGCATGCGTTATCGTGCCTTGGCCAGTCCGGATTTTATTGCCCGGCATTTTCCCCATGGAGTGACGGCCGCTGGCGTGGCTCAGGCACCGGCGATTGTCTTTGGTCCGGATGATCTGCTGCAGCATCGCTACCTGTCTGCGCTGGGCGTAGAAGGTGGACTGGCCTATCACCTGTGTCCGTCGTCCGAAGGTTTTGTGCGCCTGGCCGAGGCCGGTTTTGGCTGGGGGCTGATGCCTGAGTTGCAGGTGCAAGCAGAGCTGGCGGCGGGGAAGCTGTGTGAGTTACTGCCTGAGCGTCCGCTGGATGTTCCGCTGTATTGGCATCATTGGCGCAGCGGCGGCGAGCTGCTGAGCGCCTTGACTCAGCATTTGCAGCGCCATGCGGTCACCCAGTTGGTGACCGCAGCCAGCTGA
- a CDS encoding ACT domain-containing protein codes for MAGETSLTTLLRSMTPALNEGAYVFCSLTDASQLQGVQPLGSFQEREGLSVILQQQQAEQLQLEIDYVAAWLTLEVHSALAAVGLTAAVAGALANAGISCNVIAGYYHDHLFVAHADGPRALGVLQQLADGTE; via the coding sequence ATGGCCGGCGAAACCTCATTGACGACCTTATTACGTAGCATGACGCCGGCGCTGAATGAGGGTGCCTACGTCTTTTGCAGCCTGACTGATGCCAGCCAACTGCAAGGCGTGCAGCCACTGGGCAGCTTCCAGGAACGCGAAGGCCTGAGCGTGATACTGCAGCAGCAGCAGGCCGAACAACTGCAACTTGAGATCGACTATGTAGCAGCCTGGCTGACCCTCGAAGTGCACTCGGCCCTGGCGGCAGTGGGGCTGACGGCGGCAGTGGCCGGAGCGCTGGCCAACGCGGGGATCAGCTGCAACGTGATCGCCGGCTACTACCACGATCATCTATTCGTCGCCCATGCCGATGGCCCGCGCGCCCTTGGCGTACTGCAGCAACTGGCCGATGGTACGGAGTAA
- a CDS encoding imelysin family protein: MLRMPLASASLLAIAISLAGCGEDKAPANQAAAPAASSASAAAVTAGQIDQAAAKAVVSHYADLALAVFSDAASTGKALQSAIDTLLATPNADTLQAAREAWLAARAPYMQSEVFRFGNAVVDDWEGQMNAWPLDEGLIDYVAKDYQHALGNPGSSANIIANTELQIGEDKLDVSTLTPELLASLNELGGSEANVATGYHAIEFLLWGQDLNGTNPGAGERPATDFVVGDGATGGNNERRRAFLKAATDLLVSDLDAMVVQWQAGNADNYRATLEAESAENGLRKMLFGMGSLSLGELAGERMKVALEANSTEDEHDCFSDNTHNSHFYNGKGIRNVYLGEYKKADGTTLTGPSLSSLIAKADAAADDTLKADLAATESKLQALVDSANNGQHFDQLIAAENTAGQQIVRDAIAALVKQTGAIEQAAGKLGISDLNPDTADHSF; this comes from the coding sequence ATGCTCCGTATGCCCCTGGCCTCTGCCAGCCTGCTTGCCATCGCCATTTCACTCGCCGGTTGCGGCGAAGATAAAGCGCCAGCCAACCAAGCCGCCGCACCCGCGGCCAGCAGCGCCAGCGCGGCGGCGGTAACCGCCGGGCAGATTGATCAGGCAGCAGCTAAGGCAGTAGTCAGCCACTATGCGGACCTGGCTCTGGCCGTCTTCAGCGACGCCGCCAGCACCGGTAAAGCGCTGCAAAGCGCAATTGATACCCTGCTCGCCACGCCCAATGCTGACACCCTGCAAGCCGCCCGCGAAGCCTGGTTAGCCGCCCGCGCGCCCTACATGCAGAGTGAAGTATTCCGTTTCGGTAACGCTGTGGTCGACGATTGGGAAGGCCAGATGAACGCCTGGCCGCTGGATGAAGGCCTGATCGATTACGTCGCCAAGGACTACCAGCACGCGCTGGGCAACCCAGGCTCCAGCGCCAATATCATTGCCAACACCGAATTGCAGATTGGCGAAGATAAGCTCGATGTCAGCACCCTCACCCCAGAACTGCTGGCCAGCCTCAATGAGCTGGGCGGCTCCGAAGCCAACGTTGCCACCGGCTACCACGCCATCGAATTCCTGCTGTGGGGCCAAGACCTGAACGGTACCAATCCAGGCGCTGGCGAGCGCCCGGCGACAGATTTCGTGGTGGGTGACGGTGCTACCGGTGGCAACAACGAGCGTCGTCGCGCGTTCCTTAAAGCTGCGACCGACCTGCTGGTCAGCGATCTGGACGCCATGGTCGTGCAGTGGCAAGCCGGCAATGCCGACAACTACCGCGCCACCCTGGAAGCCGAATCGGCCGAGAACGGTTTGCGTAAAATGCTCTTTGGCATGGGCAGCCTGTCCCTCGGCGAACTGGCTGGTGAGCGCATGAAAGTCGCGCTGGAAGCCAACTCCACCGAAGACGAGCATGACTGTTTCAGCGACAACACCCACAACTCGCACTTCTACAACGGCAAAGGTATCCGTAACGTTTACCTCGGCGAGTACAAGAAGGCTGATGGCACCACCCTGACCGGCCCAAGCCTGTCCTCCCTGATCGCCAAAGCTGACGCCGCCGCCGATGACACCCTCAAGGCTGACCTCGCAGCGACTGAAAGCAAACTGCAGGCCCTGGTCGACAGCGCCAACAACGGCCAGCACTTCGATCAGCTGATTGCCGCGGAAAACACCGCTGGCCAGCAAATCGTCCGTGACGCCATCGCCGCCCTGGTCAAGCAAACCGGTGCTATTGAGCAAGCTGCCGGCAAGCTGGGCATCAGCGACCTCAACCCGGACACCGCTGACCACAGTTTCTAA
- a CDS encoding GIDE domain-containing protein, with protein sequence MDIQGQVIGVACSVAVSAGGAWWFLRRFSQARHLLDTPTSKIRSAAQGYVEFYGVLHERGEAQLLGPLTNTPCLWWRYKIEEYTSSGKKRSWRTLESGSSEALLQLDDSTGSCLIDPRGAQVRPQTRDVWKGRLRHPLGADKSAWRALFSDGQRYRYTEERLHAGQPLYAIGNFRSSGGGRQGLDLAAAQGAVIRQWKGDFAGLLQRFDSDGNGQLDEREWQRVQLAASLEAEDRHRQQSTQAVQHHLGKPLEAQPFILSCAGEDELVRLFYWQAAGGVLLCVAGALAAAWLLGINSV encoded by the coding sequence GTGGATATTCAGGGACAGGTTATCGGCGTGGCCTGCAGCGTGGCGGTTAGCGCTGGCGGGGCCTGGTGGTTCTTGCGGCGTTTCTCGCAAGCACGGCACCTGCTCGATACGCCGACCTCGAAGATTCGATCGGCCGCCCAGGGCTATGTCGAGTTCTACGGTGTTCTGCATGAGCGTGGCGAGGCGCAGTTGCTCGGGCCGCTGACCAATACCCCTTGCCTGTGGTGGCGTTACAAAATCGAGGAATACACTTCAAGCGGCAAAAAACGCAGCTGGCGCACCCTGGAAAGCGGCAGCAGCGAAGCCCTGCTGCAACTCGATGACAGCACCGGCAGCTGCCTGATTGACCCGCGCGGCGCGCAAGTACGGCCGCAGACCCGCGACGTTTGGAAAGGCCGTTTGCGCCATCCTCTTGGCGCGGACAAAAGCGCTTGGCGCGCGTTGTTTAGCGACGGCCAGCGCTACCGCTATACCGAGGAGCGCTTGCATGCTGGCCAGCCCTTGTATGCCATAGGCAACTTTCGCAGCAGCGGTGGCGGGCGTCAGGGCCTGGATTTGGCGGCAGCGCAAGGCGCGGTGATTCGTCAGTGGAAGGGTGACTTCGCCGGCCTGTTGCAGCGCTTTGACAGCGACGGTAATGGTCAGCTGGATGAGCGCGAATGGCAGCGGGTGCAGCTTGCCGCGAGCCTGGAAGCCGAAGACCGTCATCGCCAGCAAAGTACTCAGGCGGTGCAACATCACCTGGGTAAACCGCTTGAGGCGCAGCCGTTTATTCTTTCCTGCGCTGGCGAGGATGAACTGGTGCGCTTGTTCTACTGGCAGGCGGCTGGCGGGGTGTTGCTGTGTGTGGCGGGCGCGCTGGCAGCGGCCTGGCTGCTGGGGATCAACAGCGTCTAA
- a CDS encoding LysE/ArgO family amino acid transporter: MWQSYSNGLLIAAGLIIALGAQNAFVLAQSLRREHHLPVALLCVVCDALLVTAGVFGLAAVLAQNPILLGVARWGGAAFLLWYGAQALLRACRPQALNQTGESGPRSRRAVLLAALAVTLLNPHVYLDTVLLIGSLGAQQPVPGAYALGAASASLIWFSFLALGAAWLAPWLARPSTWRLIDLGVALMMFSIAWQLLNNPGML; the protein is encoded by the coding sequence ATGTGGCAAAGCTATAGCAACGGTCTACTCATCGCCGCCGGGCTGATCATCGCCCTCGGCGCACAAAATGCGTTCGTCCTGGCGCAAAGCCTGCGCCGCGAGCATCACCTGCCTGTGGCCCTGCTGTGTGTGGTCTGCGATGCCCTGCTGGTCACCGCCGGGGTATTTGGCCTGGCCGCCGTACTGGCGCAGAACCCCATCTTGCTGGGCGTAGCGCGCTGGGGCGGCGCGGCCTTTCTGCTCTGGTATGGCGCCCAGGCGCTGTTGCGCGCCTGCCGCCCGCAGGCGCTGAATCAAACGGGCGAAAGCGGCCCTCGCTCACGTCGTGCAGTACTGCTGGCAGCCCTCGCGGTAACCCTGCTTAACCCGCACGTATACCTGGACACCGTCTTGTTGATCGGCTCGCTCGGCGCGCAACAACCGGTACCCGGCGCCTATGCCCTAGGAGCGGCCAGTGCCTCACTGATATGGTTCTCGTTCCTGGCACTGGGCGCGGCCTGGCTCGCCCCTTGGCTGGCGCGCCCGAGCACCTGGCGGCTTATCGATCTGGGCGTCGCATTGATGATGTTCAGCATCGCCTGGCAACTGCTAAACAACCCCGGCATGCTCTGA
- a CDS encoding methyl-accepting chemotaxis protein, with the protein MPLRLKLALSYLLIGILPVLAMAATVYFHASQALQEQTLNALEAVANIKQRQLLDNLQDRRDQLSTLASNLGTSYSGLDEPALISAANYDQPIFKNFIQTYSYRDLKLISAGGKVIFSVLRGDDYQQNLSQGVWREQSMGRLFNASLNNRKSLISDLAINPQSGEPSQFLITPIISDGELIALLMLELPIEPLNSVMQTRQGLGDAGETYLVGADGLLRSDSIRFAQHQVSRNAQQATALQGEAITRALQNKQGRLAEPGLNDQPALKAFVPLEFDGQQWALVAEMDQAQAFAPVRELMWQVLLLGVLTVAGVLLATWLVSRSVMRPLGGEPGNMAALAERLAAGELQLPAQLSQGNGLMLALREMANAWRTVIEQLRQASSAVEHASGDILNAAGQTSSRLDQQQEALEMVVSAVDQMAATVQEIAANASQSADSSEAARGAFSTMQATLQRMIGRQDQLLDGLREADQVVQTLAGNSQQIASVLEVIRAIAEQTNLLALNAAIEAARAGEQGRGFAVVADEVRSLAMRTRTATEEVVQIIGTLADSSNQALASMHGSTEQARALEDETQAVLGSLGHLDESLQTLHGLAFQIAAAAEQQATTTQEVNQHMHQLSAMTGDNRQNAAHTRQCGEHLQSVADNQQQLLAHFQL; encoded by the coding sequence ATGCCGTTACGCTTGAAACTTGCCCTGAGCTACTTGCTCATTGGAATTCTTCCCGTATTGGCCATGGCTGCAACGGTGTACTTTCATGCCAGCCAGGCCCTGCAGGAACAAACGCTGAACGCCCTCGAGGCCGTAGCAAATATCAAACAAAGACAGCTACTGGATAACCTGCAGGACCGCCGCGATCAACTCAGCACCCTGGCCAGTAATCTGGGTACCAGCTACAGCGGCCTAGACGAGCCAGCCCTCATCAGCGCGGCCAACTATGACCAACCGATCTTCAAGAACTTTATCCAGACCTATAGCTACCGAGACCTCAAGCTGATCTCCGCAGGCGGCAAAGTGATCTTCAGTGTGCTGCGCGGTGATGACTATCAACAGAACCTCAGCCAGGGCGTCTGGCGCGAGCAATCGATGGGGCGCTTGTTCAACGCCAGCCTGAATAACCGCAAAAGCCTGATCAGTGACCTGGCGATCAACCCGCAATCCGGCGAGCCCAGCCAATTTCTGATAACCCCCATAATCAGTGACGGAGAACTGATTGCCCTATTGATGCTTGAACTGCCCATCGAGCCGCTCAATAGCGTGATGCAAACACGCCAGGGGCTGGGCGATGCAGGGGAAACCTACTTGGTAGGTGCCGATGGTCTGCTGCGCTCGGACTCCATCCGTTTCGCGCAACATCAGGTATCGCGCAACGCCCAGCAAGCCACTGCGCTACAGGGTGAGGCCATCACCCGTGCCCTACAGAACAAGCAAGGCCGCCTGGCTGAGCCCGGTTTGAATGATCAACCCGCACTGAAAGCCTTCGTCCCCCTAGAGTTCGACGGCCAACAATGGGCACTGGTCGCCGAAATGGATCAAGCACAGGCCTTCGCCCCGGTCCGTGAATTAATGTGGCAAGTGTTGTTGCTCGGCGTACTCACCGTGGCTGGCGTTCTGCTAGCGACCTGGCTGGTCAGTCGTAGCGTGATGCGCCCGCTGGGCGGCGAACCGGGCAATATGGCCGCGCTGGCCGAGCGGCTAGCCGCCGGGGAGCTGCAACTACCTGCACAACTGAGCCAAGGCAACGGCCTGATGCTGGCACTACGCGAAATGGCCAATGCCTGGCGTACGGTGATCGAGCAACTGCGCCAAGCCAGCAGTGCCGTTGAACATGCCAGCGGCGATATTCTCAACGCGGCCGGACAAACCAGTAGCCGCCTCGATCAACAGCAGGAAGCCCTGGAGATGGTGGTCAGCGCGGTCGACCAGATGGCCGCCACCGTGCAGGAAATTGCCGCCAACGCCAGCCAGAGCGCCGACAGCAGCGAGGCCGCGCGCGGTGCCTTCAGCACTATGCAGGCGACCCTGCAACGCATGATTGGCCGCCAGGACCAACTTCTCGATGGTCTGCGCGAAGCCGACCAGGTCGTACAGACACTCGCTGGCAACAGCCAGCAGATCGCCTCGGTACTCGAGGTCATTCGTGCGATTGCCGAGCAGACCAACCTGCTTGCCCTGAATGCCGCAATCGAAGCCGCACGGGCCGGCGAACAGGGCCGCGGCTTCGCCGTGGTCGCCGACGAGGTCCGCAGCCTGGCCATGCGCACACGCACCGCCACCGAGGAAGTCGTACAGATCATCGGCACCCTCGCCGACTCCTCCAACCAGGCGTTGGCCAGCATGCACGGCTCGACCGAACAGGCCCGCGCCCTGGAAGATGAAACCCAGGCCGTGCTCGGCTCCCTCGGCCACCTCGATGAGTCCCTGCAAACCTTACATGGCCTGGCCTTCCAGATTGCTGCGGCTGCCGAGCAACAGGCCACCACCACTCAGGAGGTCAACCAGCACATGCATCAACTTAGCGCCATGACCGGCGATAACCGGCAGAACGCCGCGCATACGCGTCAATGCGGCGAGCATCTGCAAAGTGTCGCCGATAACCAGCAACAACTCTTGGCGCACTTCCAGCTGTAG
- a CDS encoding saccharopine dehydrogenase NADP-binding domain-containing protein, whose product MATHWMIYGANGYTGHLLAAEAKRQGLTPILAGRNPAAVHALGSLLGLECRVFDIQQPERAKEALADIAVVAHCAGPFSTTSALMLDACLASTTHYVDITGEISVFEAAQHRDQQAREQGVVVCPGVGFDVIPSDCLAACLHQALPDATHLALGFDSGSGLSPGTAKTSVEGLKLGGKVRRAGVITDVPLGYKRRAINFGRGEKPAVTIPWGDVSTAYHSTAIDNIEVYLPTPTAAAIVMRLIDPLRALLGLNAVQNWLKRLIEKRVNGPDESTRARQRTWLWGEARNAAGVVKTAHLETANGYDVTVHGVLLAVRHLLDYQGPGGYFTPSKLLGERCIEQLPGSKAIRIS is encoded by the coding sequence ATGGCCACGCATTGGATGATCTACGGAGCCAACGGCTACACCGGCCACCTGCTGGCCGCCGAAGCCAAGCGCCAGGGTCTGACGCCCATCCTGGCCGGACGCAACCCGGCCGCAGTCCACGCCCTCGGCAGCTTGCTGGGGCTGGAATGCCGGGTGTTCGACATCCAACAGCCAGAACGTGCCAAGGAAGCATTGGCCGATATCGCCGTGGTCGCCCACTGTGCCGGGCCGTTCTCGACCACCAGTGCACTGATGCTTGATGCCTGCCTGGCGAGCACTACCCACTATGTCGACATCACCGGTGAGATCAGCGTGTTTGAGGCCGCGCAGCACCGTGATCAACAGGCGCGCGAACAAGGCGTGGTGGTCTGCCCCGGCGTAGGCTTCGACGTAATCCCCAGCGACTGCCTGGCCGCCTGCCTGCATCAGGCCCTGCCCGATGCCACGCACCTGGCGCTGGGTTTCGACAGTGGCAGCGGGTTGTCACCCGGCACCGCAAAAACCTCGGTGGAAGGCCTCAAACTTGGCGGCAAGGTGCGCCGTGCAGGCGTTATTACCGATGTGCCCCTGGGCTATAAGCGCCGTGCCATCAACTTTGGTCGAGGCGAAAAGCCAGCGGTAACGATTCCCTGGGGCGATGTCTCCACCGCCTACCACTCCACCGCTATCGACAATATCGAGGTGTATCTGCCGACCCCAACAGCCGCCGCGATCGTTATGCGCCTGATCGACCCGCTGCGCGCGCTGCTGGGGCTGAATGCTGTGCAGAACTGGCTCAAGCGACTGATCGAGAAACGCGTCAACGGCCCTGATGAAAGCACCCGCGCCCGCCAGCGCACCTGGCTCTGGGGCGAGGCGCGTAATGCTGCTGGGGTGGTGAAAACCGCGCACCTGGAAACCGCCAACGGCTATGACGTGACCGTGCACGGGGTTCTGCTGGCGGTACGGCACCTGCTTGATTACCAGGGCCCCGGCGGTTACTTCACCCCGTCCAAACTACTTGGCGAGCGCTGTATTGAGCAGCTGCCAGGGTCAAAGGCCATCCGCATCAGTTAA
- a CDS encoding bifunctional diguanylate cyclase/phosphodiesterase, with protein sequence MKLELKNSLSLKLLRVVLLSALIVGVVLSVAQIVFDAYKTRQAVDNDAHRILGMFRDPSTQAVYSLDREMGMQVIEGLFQHDSVRMAAIGHPNEPMLAEKSREQVNSSMRWMTDPILGKEQQYTTKLVGRGPYSEYYGDLNITLDTAPYGESFVTNSIIIFISGVLRALAMGLVLYLVYHWLLTKPLSQIIEHLSNINPDRPSEHKLPMLKGNEKNELGLWINTANQLLSSIERNTSLRREAENSLLRMAQYDFLTGLPNRLQLQQQLDKILEDAGRLNRRVAVLCVGLDDFKGINEQFSYQTGDQLLLALSDRLRSHSGRLGALARLGGDQFALVQADIEQPYEAAELAQTVLDDLDTPFMLDQQQVRLRATIGITLFPEDGDSTEKLLQKAEQTMTLAKSRSRNRYQFYIASVDSEMRRRRELEKDLRDALTLKQLHLVYQPQIDYRDHRVVGVEALLRWQHPQHGLVPPDLFIPLAEQNGSIIPIGEWILDQTCRQLREWHDQGFTELRMAVNLSTVQLHHVELPRVVNNLMQVYRLPMRSLELEVTETGLMEDINTAAQHLLSLRRSGALIAIDDFGTGYSSLSYLRSLPLDKIKIDKSFVQDLLQDEDDATIVRAIIQLGKSLGMQVIAEGVETVEQEAYIIAQGCNEGQGYLYSKPLPARELTAYLKQARRLNSAANPATI encoded by the coding sequence TTGAAGCTGGAACTCAAAAACAGCTTGTCACTTAAATTGCTCCGCGTAGTGCTGCTCTCAGCGCTGATCGTCGGCGTGGTCTTGAGCGTTGCGCAAATCGTTTTCGATGCGTACAAAACCCGCCAGGCCGTCGACAACGACGCGCACCGAATCCTTGGCATGTTCCGTGATCCGTCCACCCAGGCGGTGTATAGCCTGGACCGGGAAATGGGGATGCAGGTCATCGAAGGTCTGTTCCAGCACGACTCAGTGCGCATGGCCGCCATCGGCCACCCCAACGAGCCGATGCTGGCGGAAAAGTCCCGCGAACAGGTCAACAGTTCCATGCGTTGGATGACTGACCCGATCCTCGGTAAAGAGCAGCAATACACCACTAAGCTGGTAGGTCGTGGCCCGTACAGTGAGTACTACGGCGATCTCAACATCACCCTCGACACCGCGCCCTATGGCGAGAGCTTCGTTACCAACTCGATCATCATCTTTATCTCCGGCGTATTGCGCGCCTTAGCGATGGGCCTGGTGCTGTATTTGGTCTACCACTGGCTGTTGACCAAGCCCTTGTCGCAAATCATCGAGCACCTGAGCAACATCAACCCGGATCGCCCCAGCGAGCACAAGCTGCCGATGCTCAAGGGCAACGAGAAGAACGAGTTGGGCTTATGGATCAACACGGCCAACCAACTGCTCTCCTCCATCGAGCGCAACACCAGCCTGCGCCGTGAAGCGGAAAACAGCTTATTGCGCATGGCTCAGTACGACTTCCTCACCGGCTTGCCGAACCGCCTGCAACTGCAGCAACAACTCGACAAGATTCTCGAAGATGCCGGACGCCTAAATCGCCGCGTGGCCGTTCTGTGCGTGGGCCTGGATGACTTCAAAGGCATTAACGAGCAATTCAGTTACCAGACCGGCGACCAACTGCTCTTGGCCCTGTCCGACCGCCTGCGCAGCCACAGCGGCCGCCTCGGTGCCCTGGCCCGCCTCGGTGGCGACCAATTCGCCCTGGTTCAGGCCGACATCGAGCAGCCCTATGAAGCCGCCGAGCTGGCGCAAACCGTGCTCGACGACCTCGACACCCCGTTTATGCTCGACCAGCAGCAAGTGCGCCTGCGCGCCACCATCGGCATCACTCTGTTCCCTGAAGACGGCGACAGCACCGAGAAGCTGCTGCAAAAAGCCGAACAAACCATGACCCTGGCCAAGAGCCGCTCGCGCAACCGCTACCAGTTCTATATCGCCAGCGTCGACAGCGAAATGCGCCGCCGCCGCGAGCTGGAAAAAGACTTGCGCGACGCCCTGACCTTGAAGCAGTTGCACCTGGTCTATCAGCCCCAGATCGATTACCGCGACCATCGCGTGGTCGGCGTCGAGGCACTGCTGCGCTGGCAACACCCGCAACATGGCCTAGTACCGCCGGATCTGTTTATTCCGCTGGCCGAACAGAACGGCAGCATCATCCCGATCGGCGAATGGATTCTCGACCAGACCTGCCGCCAGCTACGCGAATGGCATGACCAGGGCTTTACCGAGCTGCGCATGGCGGTCAACTTGTCCACCGTACAGCTGCACCACGTCGAGCTGCCGCGAGTCGTGAACAACCTGATGCAGGTTTATCGTCTGCCGATGCGCAGCCTGGAGCTGGAAGTCACCGAGACCGGTTTGATGGAAGACATCAACACCGCCGCCCAACACCTGCTCAGCCTGCGCCGCTCCGGCGCGCTGATTGCGATTGATGACTTTGGTACGGGCTATTCCTCGTTGAGTTACCTGAGAAGCCTGCCGCTGGACAAAATCAAGATTGATAAGAGCTTTGTCCAAGACCTGCTGCAAGACGAAGACGATGCGACCATCGTGCGCGCCATCATTCAGCTGGGTAAGAGCCTCGGCATGCAAGTGATCGCCGAGGGCGTGGAAACCGTTGAGCAAGAGGCCTACATCATCGCTCAGGGCTGCAACGAGGGCCAGGGCTACCTGTACAGCAAGCCACTGCCGGCCCGCGAGCTGACGGCCTATTTGAAGCAAGCCCGACGCCTAAACAGCGCCGCCAATCCCGCTACAATCTAA
- a CDS encoding LemA family protein, translated as MSLTSVVISVLLILLAAYAVMLYNALVRLKHGVSKAWSNIEVMLKQRHEELPKLVETCKQYMQHERSTLEAVITARQAVSNAQAKADMNALGQAETGLRAGLGQLFALAENYPELKANESFQHLQQRISGLENGIADRRELYNEAVNLNNVRIEQFPDVLIARVFAFKEAVLLQFSEAEKADVDLKSLFA; from the coding sequence ATGAGCCTTACCAGTGTCGTCATTAGTGTGCTGTTGATCCTGCTCGCCGCCTATGCCGTGATGCTCTACAACGCATTGGTGCGGTTGAAGCACGGTGTCAGCAAAGCCTGGTCGAATATCGAGGTGATGCTCAAGCAGCGCCACGAGGAACTGCCCAAGTTGGTCGAAACCTGCAAGCAGTACATGCAGCATGAACGCAGTACGCTGGAGGCGGTGATTACTGCGCGCCAGGCGGTTTCCAACGCGCAGGCCAAAGCCGACATGAATGCGCTGGGCCAGGCCGAGACGGGCTTGCGGGCGGGGCTTGGCCAGCTGTTTGCGCTGGCCGAGAACTATCCCGAACTGAAAGCCAACGAGAGCTTTCAGCACCTGCAGCAACGCATCAGCGGTTTGGAGAACGGCATTGCCGACCGCCGCGAGTTGTACAACGAGGCGGTCAACCTGAACAACGTGCGCATCGAGCAGTTTCCCGATGTGCTGATTGCCCGCGTATTTGCCTTCAAAGAGGCGGTGTTGTTGCAATTCAGCGAGGCGGAAAAGGCCGATGTCGATCTCAAGTCGCTGTTTGCCTAG
- the sodB gene encoding superoxide dismutase [Fe] encodes MAFELPPLPYAHDALQPHISKETLEFHHDKHHNTYVVNLNNLVPGTEFEGKTLEEIVKTSSGGIFNNAAQVWNHTFYWNCLAPNAGGQPTGALADAINAAFGSFDKFKEEFSKVSIGTFGSGWGWLVKKADGSLALASTIGAGCPLTSGDTPLLTCDVWEHAYYIDYRNARPKYVEAFWNLVNWDFVAKNFAA; translated from the coding sequence ATGGCTTTCGAATTGCCGCCGCTGCCTTACGCTCATGACGCCCTGCAGCCGCACATTTCCAAGGAAACCTTGGAATTCCACCACGACAAGCACCACAACACCTACGTCGTGAACCTGAACAACCTGGTACCTGGCACCGAGTTCGAAGGCAAAACCCTGGAAGAGATCGTCAAGACCTCCTCGGGTGGCATCTTCAATAACGCCGCCCAAGTCTGGAACCACACTTTCTACTGGAACTGCCTGGCACCGAACGCCGGCGGCCAACCGACTGGTGCCCTGGCTGACGCGATCAACGCCGCCTTCGGTTCGTTCGACAAGTTCAAAGAAGAGTTCAGCAAGGTTTCCATCGGCACCTTCGGCTCCGGCTGGGGCTGGCTGGTTAAGAAGGCCGACGGCTCCCTGGCCCTGGCCAGCACCATCGGCGCAGGCTGCCCGCTGACCAGCGGCGACACCCCGCTGCTGACCTGCGACGTCTGGGAACACGCTTACTACATCGACTACCGCAACGCGCGTCCGAAGTACGTCGAAGCGTTCTGGAACCTGGTTAACTGGGACTTCGTAGCGAAAAACTTCGCCGCCTAA